The following are encoded together in the Babesia microti strain RI chromosome II, complete genome genome:
- a CDS encoding Rab family, other (overlaps_old_locusTagID:BBM_II02755), whose protein sequence is MSSGAYDHLYKIILIGDATVGKSYLLSRYIKNSLPPVAKATIGVEFATRTVPLQTGGTVKAQIWDTAGQERYRSITSAHYRRAVGAVLVYDVTNRQSFTNVQKWLDELRQAAEPDVIVILVGNKVDLLDKSPLARQVPLQMAQKFAEECNIQHFEASAVTGYNVKQIFEHLLQEIFNLQSRAAVNMVVHSESVKYSGPHFHREFGANEAIREDKRSLPSCIYLGKSIQILPCCNDQ, encoded by the exons ATGAGTAGCGGCGCGTACGACCATCTCTATAAAATCATCTTAATCGGAGATGCTACCGTTG GCAAATCATATCTGCTCAGTCGTtacataaaaaattcattgcCTCCCGTTGCAAAGGCTACCATTGGCGTTGAATTTGCCACAAGAACTGTTCCATTACAAACTGGAGGGACTGTAAAAGCCCAAATTTGGGATACTGCCGGGCAAGAGCGTTATCGAAGTATAACTAGCGCCCATTACAGAAGGGCAGTAGGCGCTGTTTTGGTCTACGATGTCACAAATCGGCAATCATTTACTAACGTACAAAAATGGTTAGATGAGTTGAGACAAGCGGCGGAACCAGatgtaattgtaattttggtGGGTAATAAGGTGGATCTGTTAGATAAAAGTCCACTAGCAAGACAA GTGCCATTGCAAATGGCTCAGAAATTTGCAGAGGAGTGCAATATACAGCATTTCGAGGCCTCTGCAGTTACTGGATACAAtgtaaaacaaatttttgagCATCTACTGCAGGAAATATTTAACCTGCAATCGCGTGCAGCAGTCAATATGGTTGTACATTCTGAGTCTGTAAAATACAGTGGACCACATTTTCACCGAGAATTTGGTGCAAATGAGGCTATTAGAGAAGATAAACGCAGTTTACCTAGTTGCATATACCTGGGCAAAAGTATTCAAATCCTCCCCTGCTGCAATGATCAATAA
- a CDS encoding Domain of unknown function DUF21 (overlaps_old_locusTagID:BBM_II02740), whose amino-acid sequence MGAGVGPPLWVSVSLSVFCAFSSAIFSGLTLSLMSFDVFQLQLLTYVTSNDPNELKNAERARRILPLRKDSYLLLSTLIVGNVMSNVAISILLGGLLDQFIGFLISTVITTILGEITPQAIFIKHSLYFGSLFAPLVRIIEIILYPIVKPISLILSYSLGNIKGTIYTKNELKALFDIHRLEGNVLSDEECMMLKGCLDIAHVKAKNLMTPLKKIFGLSVSTKLTHDVIRAITKSGFSKIPIVDYSQESCILGMIYTRDLLNVKLVENITCGEVLLKFGKTIYALDEDVGLITVLSYFHHSTADFAIVRRVVELSDNDPYYKHVGILTLKSMINKIIQVDLKYSQYVMHEIFTGVDTSDVVDFNRELISKICNEFNPCVKYKVENILNNTIANKLSFNNYPPHTKIFHYKKDISGLYIMIKGSVSICAPSGNIVKHAPCILHEPVDVISLTSILHNPLPKDIIAITVQELEDNLGVEIVSLYDTITIEDTVVYGLKYEESLQILSLIK is encoded by the exons ATGGGCGCAGGGGTCGGCCCCCCTCTGTGGGTGTCGGTCTCCCTATCTGTGTTTTGTGCGTTTTCCAGTGCCATTTTCTCCGGTTTAACGCTCAGTTTGATGTCCTTTGATGTTTTTCAATTGCAATTGCTGACCTATGTGACTTCTAATGACCCAAATGAACTGAAAAATGCTGAACGTGCGAGGAGGATATTACCATTGAGAAAAGATAGTTATCTTTTGCTTTCAACGTTGATTGTGGGAAATGTTATGTCAAATGTAGCTATATCTATTCTGTTGGGTGGACTTTTGGATCA GTTTATTGGATTTCTCATAAGTACAGTAATTACTACCATTTTGGGGGAGATAACCCCTCAAGCCATATTCATAAAACACTCTTTATATTTTGGAAGTTTATTTGCTCCACTAGTGCGCAttattgaaataattttgtaccCTATTGTCAAACCCATATCCCTAATACTCAGTTATTCCTTGGGTAATATAAAGGGAACTATATACACAAAAAATGAACTCAAAGCACTCTTTGATATCCACAGGTTGGAAGGGAATGTATTGAGTGATGAAGAATGTATGATGCTGAAAGGATGTTTGGATATAGCACATGTCAAGGCTAAAAACTTAATGACGCCactaaaaaaaatttttggattATCTGTATCGACTAAACTCACCCATGATGTCATCAGAGCAATTACTAAATCGGGATTTTCTAAAATACCAATTGTAGACTATTCACAGGAATCCTGTATTCTTGGGATGATTTACACCAGAGATCTACTTAACGTAAAACttgttgaaaatattacGTGTGGTGAAGTTTTACTTAAATTCGGCAAAACCATTTATGCATTAGATGAAGATGTTGGGCTAATAACAGTTTTGTCGTACTTTCATCACAGTACTGCTGATTTTGCTATCGTTCGTCGTGTTGTGGAATTGAGTGATAATGATCCCTACTATAAGCACGTAGGTATACTTACTTTGAAGAGCATGATTAACAAGATTATTCAG GTTGATTTGAAATATTCGCAGTATGTTATGCACGAGATATTCACTGGCGTTGACACTAGTGATGTTGTTGATTTCAACAGAGAACTGATTTCGAAGATATGTAACGAATTCAATCCCTGTGTGAAGTACAAGGTAGagaatattttgaataacACAATTGCAAACAAACTCTCATTCAACAACTATCCTCCCCATACTAAGATATTTCATTACAAAAAAGATATTTCTGGGCTATACATCATGATAAAG GGGTCAGTATCAATATGTGCACCCAGTGGTAATATAGTCAAGCACGCACCGTGTATTTTGCACGAGCCTGTGGATGTTATTTCACTAACATCGATTTTACACAACCCTCTACCTAAAGATATTATCGCAATTACTGTACAAGAATTAGAAGATAACCTGGGAGTTGAAATAGTGTCACTGTATGACACAATCACCATTGAAGACACCGTTGTATACGGCTTAAAGTACGAAGAGAGTCTACAAATACTTTCACTCATCAAGTGA
- a CDS encoding NOP58, nucleolar protein 58 (overlaps_old_locusTagID:BBM_II02725): MLILVETALGFGLFRLRDEKLLKLAPEAIESQFSTSERSRECATLTAFVNFRSTNEATRETAAIIDSKAGKGLRKFLKKNLEPEVGIEKLAVSDRLLAANLQEKFGLQVVFEPNTLEIVRGIRSQFYELVQGLSEKDMRTMEISLSHSLSRFRLKFSPEKVDTMIIQAIALIDDLDREINNFGMRLKEWYGWHFPELSKIIIDNLLYSKVVQLIGQRENAANADLSSILPENIIAEIRQASEISMGTFLEEEDLISILQLAEQLQELITNRETLGDYLKQRMQAIAPNLTFMVGEIIGARLISHGGSLANLAKAPASTVQILGAEKALFRALKTKSQTPKYGLIYHASLVGQSNAKNKGKISRILAAKLSLCTRVDAFKHQDGPSVALEHRSYVEKKLRRLLEEPEIEHVRIKRTDSFQKSAKKRRAGN, encoded by the exons ATGCTTATATTAGTTGAGACAGCACTAGGCTTCGGCCTTTTTAGACTTCGagatgaaaaattgttaaaattagCTCCAGAAGCTATAGAATCACAGTTTTCAACATCAGAAAGATCTAGAGAATg cGCTACACTGACGGCATTTGTTAATTTCCGTTCTACGAATGAAGCTACAAGAGAAACCGCGGCAATCATAGATTCAAAAGCGGGGAAAGGACTGCGCAAATTTTTGAAGAAAAATTTGGAACCAGAGGTTGGAATTGAGAAACTTGCTGTTTCCGATCGTCTACTAGCCGCTAATCTACAAGAAAAATTCGGCCTTCAAGTCGTATTCGAACCAAATACACTTGAAATAGTGCGTGGTATACGTTCTCAATTTTATGAACTTGTCCAGGGTCTCTCTGAGAAAG ACATGCGAACTATGGAAATTAGCCTATCTCACTCACTGTCACGGTTTAGGTTGAAATTTTCACCTGAAAAGGTTGATACTATGATAATTCAAGCTATTGCCCTTATTGATGACTTGGATCgtgaaataaataattttggtaTGAGATTGAAGGAGTGGTATGGATGGCATTTTCCTGAATTATCTAAGATAATTATCGACAATCTTCTATACTCAAAAGTTGTACAATTGATAGGACAACGAGAAAATGCAGCAAATGCcgatttatcatcaattttgCCAGAAAACATTATCGCTGAAATAAGACAAGCATCTGAAATTTCAATGGGCACTTTTTTAGAAGAAGAAGATCTCATTTCGATTTTGCAGCTTGCTGAACAACTTCAAGAACTTATAACAAATAGAGAAACTCTCGGAGATTATTTGAAACAGAGGATGCAGGCAATTGCCccaaatttaacattcaTG GTAGGAGAAATCATTGGCGCTCGATTAATTAGTCATGGAGGAAGCTTGGCTAATTTGGCAAAGGCACCTGCAAGCACTGTTCAAATTTTGGGCGCAGAGAAAGCCTTATTTCGGGCCTTGAAGACAAAATCTCAAACTCCGAAATATGGCCTAATTTACCATGCTTCCCTTGTCGGACAGTCCAACGCAAAGAACAAGGGAAAGATCTCCAGAATTTTGGCGGCAAAATTATCTTTATGTACCAGGGTAGACGCTTTCAAACATCAAGATGGCCCGTCTGTCGCTTTGGAACATCGCAGTTACGTGGAAAAAAAGTTGAGGAGATTACTGGAAGAACCAGAGATTGAGCATGTTAGGATTAAGAGGACTGATTCATTTCAAAAATCCGCCAAAAAAAGAAGAGCGGGTAACTAA
- a CDS encoding 20S proteasome subunit beta 1 (overlaps_old_locusTagID:BBM_II02760) produces MCSVVNGCGIEYVDNISKFPNTDEVSTGTTILAMHYAGGVILAADSRTSSGQFVSNRVARKITKLLPNIYVARCGSAADTQNLSLILKYYGQVLRQQLRIFNYEPHGSNVYVRGMDVDPSHSESNTGNYQPNNPISTFSYSYKHDQECGFMGPTVNCIASIAQNLVHEYKDRLRCGLIFAGVDFTGIPDVYIVMPGGAKIKVDSFISAGSGSGYIQAFLQSNYKKDQSAEESVRLAKQAILYATKNDSMSGGLVRLVNIDTQSVQEYCFDVNTPMLN; encoded by the coding sequence ATGTGTTCTGTGGTGAACGGGTGTGGGATAGAATACGTGGATAATATTTCGAAATTTCCGAATACAGATGAAGTTTCTACAGGTACTACAATTTTGGCTATGCACTATGCGGGAGGTGTAATTTTGGCTGCCGATAGTAGGACTTCTTCGGGCCAATTTGTCTCTAATAGAGTTGCCAGGAAGATTACTAAACTACTTCCAAATATTTACGTGGCACGATGTGGTAGTGCCGCTGATACCCAAAATTTGTCACTCATCCTAAAGTACTATGGGCAAGTATTGCGCCAGCAATTGAGAATTTTCAACTACGAACCGCACGGGTCTAACGTCTATGTTAGAGGTATGGATGTAGATCCATCACACTCAGAATCTAACACCGGCAACTATCAACCTAATAATCCCATCTCCACGTTCAGTTACTCTTACAAACATGATCAAGAATGTGGATTTATGGGACCCACCGTAAATTGTATAGCTTCAATAGCTCAAAACTTGGTCCACGAATATAAAGATAGACTGAGGTGTGGATTGATATTTGCAGGGGTGGATTTTACAGGCATACCTGatgtttatattgtaatgCCTGGAGGAGCCAAGATTAAGGTGGATAGTTTCATAAGTGCTGGATCAGGATCAGGATACATTCAAGCCTTCTTACAAAGCAACTATAAGAAGGACCAGTCAGCTGAGGAATCTGTAAGATTGGCTAAACAGGCTATTTTATATGCCACAAAAAACGATTCTATGTCAGGAGGGTTGGTTAGATTAGTGAATATTGATACTCAGTCAGTACAGGAATATTGTTTCGACGTCAACACTCCTATGCTCAATTGA
- a CDS encoding profilin-like protein (overlaps_old_locusTagID:BBM_II02745): protein MSEDEVWIDILKKTALADNACYSAGIASFEDCVVNTAAHVDKPGIFYDAIYKEGYSVEDKDTGKSVEIVEGATIKSCFETKSSPTGVYIGGAKYTFISYDKLDSTDGKHSFEAIILARPKGGAHLIRTPNDSVVIGLHEETRGQDKTNSRLACIKLAEYLADNDM from the exons atgtCTGAGGACGAAGTTTGGAtagatattttgaaaaagACAGCATTGGCTGACAATGCGTGTTACAGTGCGGGTATTGCTTCA TTCGAAGACTGTGTTGTTAACACTGCAGCGCACGTGGACAAGCCAGGAATATTTTATGATGCCATTTATAAGGAGGGTTATTCTGTGGAGGACAAAGATACTGGCAAGTCCGTCGAGATTGTCGAAGGCGCCACTATCAAATCTTGTTTTGAAACAAAATCTTCCCCAACTGGTGTCTATATTGGCGGTGCCAAGTATACTTTCATAAGTTACGACAAATTAGATTCCACCGATGGTAAACATTCATTTGAAGCAATCATTTTGGCTAGACCTAAGGGGGGCGCCCATTTGATTAGAACTCCGAATGACAGCGTTGTTATTGGATTACACGAGGAAACTAGGGGACAAGACAAAACGAATTCTAGACTCGCTTGCATCAAATTGGCTGAGTATCTTGCGGATAACGATATGTGA
- a CDS encoding G2 protein, putative (overlaps_old_locusTagID:BBM_II02765) codes for MGHQNSKVNLDDIRNNVVSSYPGIEEQLDIAFDYHDPEKAGFISYSLAEPLLRHLLIQYGLVDYINRFTNSQGEMDLKYVADFLYYIPELESQLKPLQDNVEVVITAGHLKSLAIIWLQKIADVYHADQAQWNKQAEIEKHMQHESTCVNRCQNDQLEREQYNDHLKLSCQVGFDQNFNGMYNVPNTDFQFENQGVTMNSYMNQIHNNPYQSNDYGVKCFVYPTANIPGGVCTSAGAILPMRRPRSPLYNGVRRQKQKPFTRCC; via the exons ATGGGCCATCAGAATTCCAAGGTTAATTTGGATGATATTCGTAACAACGTGGTCTCCAGTTACCCTGGGATAGAGGAGCAGTTGGACATTGCCTTTGACTACCATGATCCGGAAAAGGCGGGTTTCATCAGTTACAGTCTCGCGGAACCGCTTTTGAGACACCTGCTCATCCAATACGGACTGGTTGACTATATAAACAGATTCACAAATTCACAAG GTGAAATGGATCTAAAATACGTTGCAGACTTCCTTTACTACATCCCCGAACTCGAATCTCAGTTGAAACCACTGCAAGATAATGTGGAAGTTGTTATTACTGCGGGCCACTTGAAATCTTTGGCAATCATTTGGCTTCAAAAAATTGCAGATGTGTATCATG CTGACCAAGCACAATGGAATAAGCAAGCTGAAATAGAGAAACATATGCAACATGAGAGTACATGTGTTAACAGGTGCCAAAATGATCAGTTGGAACGGGAACAATACAATGATCACTTGAAGCTGAGTTGTCAAGTTGGTTTCGATCAG AACTTCAATGGTATGTACAATGTCCCAAATACGGACTTCCAGTTTGAGAACCAGGGAGTAACAATGAATTCCTACATGAACCAAATTCACAACAATCCATATCAGAGTAATGATTATGGAGTCAAATGCTTTGTATACCCAACTGCCAATATTCCTGGTGGAGTCTGTACCAGCGCCGGGGCTATTTTACCCATGAGAAGGCCTCGTTCCCCTCTTTACAATGGGGTTAGACGCCAAAAGCAAAAACCTTTCACCAGGTGTTGCTAA
- a CDS encoding hypothetical protein (overlaps_old_locusTagID:BBM_II02735;~overlaps_old_locusTagID:BBM_II02740), which produces MSIHARMILDSEIFKEKGDIYGKHLNLYDPTRDKVCESNVARHQEILYYNKALSINPENQSTRPTSSSKNNTDVFCSKFLNGIHMDLDAYDVVLSPKANCILVTLGLGIGFFGLGMILSTSILMAAGTITTAIMINKCSNPNTSFCDYDL; this is translated from the exons ATGAGTATTCACGCGCGTATGATATTGGATAGTGAAATCTTTAAAGAAAAAGGCGATATTTATGGCAAACATCTAAACCTATATGACCCTACAAGGGATAAAGTATGTGAAAGCAATGTGGCACGACATCAGGAAATTTTGTATTACAACAAAGCCCTATCTATTAACCCAGAAAATCAATCCACCAGACCAACTTCATCTTCTAAAAATAACACCGATGTTTTCTGttcaaaatttctaaatg GCATACACATGGATCTGGATGCATATGATGTGGTACTATCTCCAAAGGCAAACTGTATATTGGTGACTTTAG GTTTAGGTATTGGATTTTTCGGATTAGGAATGATTTTGTCTACTAGCATTTTAATGGCTGCAGGGACGATCACTACTGCTATAATGATAAACAAGTGTAGCAATCCAAACACTAGTTTTTGTGATTATGATCTTTAA
- a CDS encoding Alanine racemase N-terminal domain (overlaps_old_locusTagID:BBM_II02770;~overlaps_old_locusTagID:BBM_II02775): MNDNYRCVSENIRNLSLKYGTQIPRLVAVTKYQPVERILALYSLGQIHFGESKVQDLVEKASRLPKDIRWHFIGKIQSNKCKQLAKVDNLFQVESLDSEYIASELNKCLTKKINVYIQINTSGEESKNGITFDDQTTLFNMVKYIINDCNNLKFCGLMTIGHPDLDKCEKCFSILSRLRREVEKNFPEIALESSMGMSNDYHLAIKENTNQIRLGRCLFNSCS; the protein is encoded by the exons ATGAACGATAATTACAGATGTGTGTCtgaaaatattagaaaCCTATCTCTAAAATATGGCACACAGATCCCTAGACTTGTTGCTGTAACCAAATATCAACCCGTTGAACGCATTTTGGCACTTTATTCTCTAGGTCAAATCCATTTTGGAGAAAGCAAGGTTCAAGATCTGGTTGAAAAGGCATCAAGGTTGCCAAAGGATATAAGATGGCACTTCATAGGAAAGATTCAGTCAAATAAATGCAAACAGCTGGCGAAGGTCGACAATCTATTCCAGGTGGAGTCATTGGATTCCGAATACATAGCATCGGAGTTGAACAAGTGTTTGactaaaaaaataaatgtatacattCAAATCAATACCTCGGGGGAGGAAAGTAAGAATGGAATAACATTTGACGATCAAACCACACTATTTAACatggtaaaatatattattaatgattgtaacaatttaaaattttgtggaTTAATGACAATAGG TCATCCTGATTTGGATAAATGCGAAAAATGTTTCTCTATACTGTCAAGATTGAGAAGGGAGGTCGAAAAAAACTTCCCTGAAATCG CACTGGAGTCTAGCATGGGCATGAGCAATGATTACCATCTTGCAATAAAAGAAAACACAAATCAGATTAGGTTGGGACGTTGTTTATTCAACTCATGCAGTTAA
- a CDS encoding NOP2, ribosomal RNA methyltransferase Nop2 (overlaps_old_locusTagID:BBM_II02750): MNDKGEDGNDAVVTLNPLLEKGWDLDTAKTHMQEYCTILSNWKQERVKLNRSRKSVVNDFKDCISFVYGFSNELATYILQLFSPSDALEFFESTAKSRPLTIRTNTLKTKRRDLAQMLISRGANVDPIGDWSKIGLVVNDHTIPIGATPEYLAGHYIQQSAASLIPVMALDPMPDEKILDMSAAPGGKCTHIGQLMNNTGILYANDVNKDRCTSLVANIHRMGLTNTIVINYDGRELVKVLPKMDRVLLDAPCSGLGAKRTVKDIVQMSHLQKQLLCTAVDLCDAQSKNGGIIVYSTCSLSAEENEMVIDYILKNRSVELCPLLSHEIGVPGFSVFMDKIMHTSIEKYTRRFYPHLHDLDGFFVAKLKKTSNEIPHRPKRDRRKDIPKVEVTSDSIMDFDSNKRKQNKHCIE, encoded by the exons ATGAATGACAAAGGCGAAGATGGCAATGATGCGGTTGTTACCTTAAATCCTTTGTTGGAAAAGGGATGGGATTTGGATACGGCAAAAACACATATGCAAGAATACTGCACTATCCTCTCCAATTGGAAACAAGAGAGAGTTAAATTAAATAGATCAAGGA AATCTGTCGTTAATGACTTCAAAGATTGCATCTCTTTCGTATACGGATTTTCCAACGAATTGGCAACGTACATTTTGCAG ttATTCTCACCATCAGATGCACTAGAATTTTTCGAATCCACTGCAAAATCACGTCCATTGACCATTAGAACTAACACTCTAAAGACTAAGAG ACGTGATTTGGCACAAATGCTCATATCAAGGGGAGCAAATGTGGATCCCATAGGCGACTGGTCAAAG aTTGGGTTAGTTGTCAATGATCATACTATACCAATTGGCGCAACGCCTGAATATCTAGCAGGGCATTATATTCAACAATCTGCTGCATCATTAATTCCTGTTATGGCCCTAGATCCAATGCCAG ACGAAAAGATTCTTGACATGTCGGCGGCACCAGGTGGCAAATGCACACATATTGGCCAACTAATGAATAATACCGGCATTTTGTATGCCAATGACGTTAACAAAGATAGGTGCACATCCCTTGTCGCCAATATACACAG GATGGGATTGACAAATACTATCGTTATCAATTACGACGGGAGGGAGTTAGTTAAAGTTTTACCCAAAATGGATCGAGTATTACTTGACGCTCCTTGTTCAGGCCTTGGA GCTAAAAGGACAGTAAAAGATATTGTTCAGATGTCACATTTGCAAAAACAATTACTTTGCACTGCAGTGGATTTGTGCGACGCACAATCCAAAAATGGAGGGATAATTGTCTACTCCACATGTAGTTTATCGGCAGAAGAAAATGAAATGGTTATCGATtatatactaaaaaatagATCAGTCGAGTTATGCCCATTATTATCCCATGAAATTGGGGTACCTGGATTCTCCGTCTTCATGGACAAGATAATGCACACCAGCATTGAGAAATATACTAGGAGGTTTTACCCACATCTACACGATTTGGACGGATTTTTCGTTGCAAAACTCAAAAAAACAAGCAACGAAATCCCACATAGACCAAAAAGGGATAGGCGCAAAGATATACCAAAAGTTGAAGTCACCAGTGACTCTATCATGGATTTTGACAGCAACAAACGTAAACAAAATAAACACTGTATTGAGTAA
- a CDS encoding solute carrier family 26 (sodium-independent sulfate anion transporter) (overlaps_old_locusTagID:BBM_II02730) has protein sequence MQMDNANDNEKDLESQKSSRQNSADQSISSENVGYNYKQFSHSTWLDFTKNQDPISGLEGEHNADIKLCYPGYATVRSYLYTTIGGVTHSWGHLNSYEGCKEAFNYYRTEFMSGILCCLTVLPEIIGFSFLAGIPPHIGLHGTWMALLVSTIFSGCPGIINGLSGSFSAVIRRFNEEKPEFALERTLIATLFASIILIMFSFAQFAAISQLLSTSVVIGYCNGLAILIAKAQLHGFIDHHTGDYVTGFVLWISILYCVLSFAIMHFAGKIKFVEKYIPPALLSVVIVVLLDSTLIRKYFSHKGVVVTLGDVTTVNPQNRFPSLLFWSNQFNIKKVEFDILLLKQTLTYACLIIMESLIISDIIKSLSDFSQEDNQQIFSLGVANMISSFFGGTGGSSMIGISIMNIKAGATGKESGIICGLCLFAVMVGGYNILAHIPLTCLCGIMFSVACHCFKWFTIPMIVFSFFPEQIRNLRPCMKRKIKRSDALVILIVTLSCVFFLVPIAVLNGIVITSIAFVWQSKSKVKVDLYFDTDANIKYYEIEGNIFFATKRVLTRVFTPNEDPQTNVVVFLAKSLLFDYSAIETINSIKAKYASLGKTLLIKGLSYGCTKKVAKMNHLVRHMEIDLVGFEPPELPSLYSDLDKVKDMIDATEPHRHRIDWDKNERDKISNDTH, from the exons ATGCAAATGGATAATGCCAATGATAATGAAAAGGATTTGGAAAGTCAAAAAAGTTCCAGGCAGAATTCAGCGGATCAAAGCATAAGTTCAGAAAACGTTGgttataattacaaacaattttctCACTCAACATGGTTAGACTTCACTAAAAATCAAGATCCAATTTCTGGACTTGAAGGTGAACATAATGCTGATATAAAACTTTGTTATCCTGGCTATGCTACCGTACgatcatatttatatacaactATCGGAGGTGTAACTCATAGTTGGGGACATCTGAACTCTTATGAAGGTTGCAAAGAGgcttttaattattatagaACGGAATTTATGAGTGGAATATTATGTTGTTTAACTGTACTGCCCGAAATTATCGGGTTTTCATTCCTTGCTGGGATCCCTCCTCATATTGGATTGCATGGAACTTGGATGGCTTTGTTGGTATCTACCATTTTTTCTGGATGTCCAGGGATCATAAATGGTCTTAGTGGTTCATTTTCTGCTGTCATTAGAAGATTCAATGAAGAAAAACCAGAATTTGCACTTGAAAGGACCTTGATAGCTACTCTATTCGCAAGTATTATTCTCATTATGTTCTCATTTGCACAATTTGCCGCAATCTCCCAACTTTTATCCACTTCGGTGGTAATAGGTTATTGCAATGGTCTTGCTATTTTGATTGCAAAAGCTCAACTTCATGGATTTATAGATCATCATACTGGTGATTATGTTACAGGATTTGTACTATGGATAAGTATATTGTACTGTGTTTTATCATTTGCCATAATGCACTTTGCTGGAAAAATCAAGTTtgttgaaaaatatatcccTCCAGCTTTACTATCTGTTGTTATAGTAGTGCTCTTAGATTCCACTCTGATTAGGAAGTACTTTTCACACAAAGGGGTTGTGGTTACACTTGGTGATGTTACAACCGTGAACCCACAAAACAGATTCCCTTCGCTACTATTTTGGagtaatcaatttaatatcaaaaaggttgaatttgatattttactGTTGAAGCAAACCCTCACCTATGCATGTCTAATTATAATGGAATCTCTCATTATTTCCGATATCATTAAGTCACTATCAGATTTCAGCCAGGAGGACAATCAACAAATCTTTTCCCTAGGCGTTGCAAACATGATATCTTCTTTCTTTGGAGGTACTGGAGGTAGTTCCATGATCGGGATATcaattatgaatataaagGCTGGAGCTACGGGGAAAGAATCGg ggaTAATCTGCGGTTTATGCCTTTTTGCTGTAATGGTAGGGggttataatatattggcACACATACCTCTTACTTGTTTGTGTGGAATAATGTTTAGTGTTGCTTGCCATTGTTTCAAATGGTTCACTATTCCAATGATTGTGTTTTCATTTTTCCCTGAACAAATTAGGAACCTGCGTCCATGTATGAAGAGGAAGATTAAGCGTTCTGATGCATtagttatattaattgttacattATCTTGTGTCTTTTTTTTGGTTCCCATAGCTGTATTAAATGGAATTGTAATTACTTCAATTGCGTTCGTATGGCAATCCAAGAGCAAGGTTAAGGTTGATTTGTATTTCGACACAGATGCGAATATAAAGTATTATGAGATTGAAGGGAATATTTTCTTTGCTACAAAGCGCGTATTAACACGTGTGTTTACTCCAAATGAAGATCCTCAAACTAATGTGGTTGTTTTTTTAGCAAAATCGCTTCTATTCGACTACTCCGCTATTGAAACTATCAATTCCATAAAGGCAAAATATGCGAGCTTGGGAAAGACACTCTTGATTAAG ggaTTGAGTTATGGCTGTACTAAGAAGGTCGCCAAGATGAATCACCTTGTTAGACATATGGAAATTGATTTGGTCGGATTCGAACCTCCTGAACTTCCATCCCTCTACAGTGACTTGGATAAAGTAAAG GATATGATAGATGCAACGGAACCTCACAGGCATAGAATTGATTgggataaaaatgaaagggataaaatttcaaatgacACACACtaa